One Vibrio sp. 16 genomic window carries:
- a CDS encoding exopolysaccharide biosynthesis polyprenyl glycosylphosphotransferase has product MRKLLKNSIVCHGIGVFGTLLLLHIITGFRANLPITVINSFWLVSCAYVATSVTIPKITNYLLVDRKYYILPVLASIYAAAMAFILLFRVEYSREILIYAFSIHLFWMYFSAVYRKENAKLNLSAINNFDVGSLDSRHARIHLSLLREPLSMSEIKDGLVVDLHNKLTPEQEKFVADCSINNIPVFHSESIREMIEGKVKTSHLSENAIGSLVPNPVYHNLKRAWESALIILSFPITLPIMAVTALLIKLENPGPAMFIQERVGQGGKTFRIYKFRSMTVKKAGAEDKFATEEQARVTKVGKFIRKVRIDELPQFFNVLKGEMSLIGPRPEQESFVKQFEKEIPFYGYRHMVKPGITGWAQTVQGYADDTDSTREKLAHDLYYIKHLSFWLDMNIVLKTLKTMMTGFGAK; this is encoded by the coding sequence GTGAGAAAACTGCTAAAAAATTCAATTGTATGCCACGGTATCGGTGTGTTTGGTACCCTATTACTCCTTCATATTATCACGGGCTTCAGGGCTAACCTTCCCATCACGGTTATCAATAGTTTTTGGCTCGTCAGCTGCGCCTATGTTGCTACCTCTGTCACTATTCCCAAGATTACTAACTACTTGCTGGTTGATCGGAAGTACTACATTTTGCCGGTTCTGGCTTCCATCTATGCCGCCGCTATGGCTTTTATTTTGTTGTTTAGGGTTGAGTACTCACGTGAGATTCTTATTTACGCTTTTAGTATTCATTTGTTTTGGATGTACTTTTCTGCCGTATACCGCAAAGAAAATGCCAAACTCAATTTAAGTGCAATCAATAATTTTGATGTTGGCAGCCTTGATAGTAGACATGCACGTATCCATCTATCACTTTTACGTGAGCCTCTCTCAATGTCTGAGATAAAAGATGGCTTAGTGGTTGATTTACATAACAAACTCACACCAGAACAAGAGAAGTTTGTTGCCGATTGCAGTATCAATAACATTCCGGTTTTCCATTCGGAAAGCATTCGAGAAATGATTGAAGGCAAGGTAAAAACAAGTCACTTGTCTGAGAATGCTATTGGTTCGCTTGTTCCTAACCCTGTTTATCACAACCTAAAACGTGCTTGGGAATCAGCCTTAATCATTCTGAGCTTTCCAATCACGCTGCCTATCATGGCTGTCACTGCTTTACTAATTAAACTGGAAAACCCTGGGCCTGCAATGTTTATTCAAGAGCGAGTGGGGCAAGGTGGCAAAACATTTCGCATCTATAAGTTTCGAAGCATGACGGTAAAAAAAGCTGGAGCTGAGGATAAATTTGCCACCGAAGAGCAAGCACGAGTGACCAAAGTCGGCAAATTCATCAGAAAGGTTCGAATTGATGAACTTCCTCAGTTTTTCAATGTACTAAAGGGAGAAATGTCACTTATTGGACCTCGACCAGAGCAAGAAAGCTTCGTAAAACAGTTTGAAAAAGAGATTCCTTTTTACGGCTACCGCCATATGGTCAAACCCGGTATTACCGGTTGGGCACAAACCGTTCAAGGATACGCCGATGACACGGATTCAACACGTGAAAAGCTGGCCCATGATCTTTATTACATCAAACACTTATCTTTCTGGCTAGACATGAATATTGTGTTGAAAACATTAAAGACTATGATGACCGGTTTTGGCGCTAAGTAA
- the wecB gene encoding non-hydrolyzing UDP-N-acetylglucosamine 2-epimerase: MSRKKVLTVFGTRPEAIKMAPLVHAFANDERFEAKCCVTAQHREMLDQVLELFEIKPDYDLDLMKAGQSLNDVTARILLELKPVLQEYKPDVVLVHGDTATTFAASLAAYYEQIEVGHVEAGLRTGNIYSPWPEEANRKLTGALTKYHFAPTETSQNNLLKENTNPADICITGNTVIDALLMVKDKIDNDTALNEQLAAQFPMLKEDKKLILVTGHRRESFGGGFERICEALARTAKDNPDAQILYPVHLNPNVREPVNRILSNVDNVHLIEPQQYLPFIYLMSRAHIILTDSGGIQEEAPSLGKPVLVMRDTTERPEAVAAGTVKLVGTDVDKIVSGLEVLLKDEEAYKAMSFAHNPYGDGLSCQRILDELAK; encoded by the coding sequence ATGTCTAGAAAAAAAGTCCTCACGGTTTTTGGTACGCGCCCAGAAGCCATCAAAATGGCACCGCTTGTCCATGCGTTTGCAAACGATGAGCGATTTGAAGCAAAGTGCTGTGTGACTGCTCAGCACCGTGAAATGCTTGACCAAGTGCTTGAACTGTTTGAGATCAAACCAGATTATGATTTGGACTTGATGAAGGCAGGACAATCACTCAATGACGTGACCGCACGTATCTTGTTAGAGCTCAAACCTGTGCTGCAAGAATATAAGCCTGATGTGGTGCTTGTTCATGGTGATACGGCCACTACTTTTGCCGCCAGCCTTGCCGCTTACTACGAGCAAATTGAAGTTGGCCATGTAGAAGCGGGGTTACGCACTGGCAACATCTATTCGCCTTGGCCGGAAGAGGCAAACCGTAAGCTTACTGGGGCGCTGACCAAATACCATTTTGCGCCAACCGAAACCTCCCAAAACAACCTACTTAAAGAAAACACTAATCCAGCGGATATTTGTATCACCGGTAACACAGTTATCGATGCATTACTTATGGTGAAAGACAAAATCGACAATGATACAGCACTGAACGAGCAACTAGCGGCTCAGTTCCCAATGCTAAAAGAAGATAAAAAGTTGATTTTGGTCACTGGACATCGCCGCGAAAGCTTTGGCGGTGGATTCGAGCGTATTTGTGAAGCGCTAGCACGCACAGCAAAAGACAACCCTGATGCGCAAATCCTATACCCAGTTCACTTGAACCCAAACGTAAGAGAGCCAGTAAATCGCATTCTATCCAACGTGGATAACGTGCACCTTATCGAGCCTCAGCAATACCTTCCTTTTATTTACTTGATGAGCCGTGCGCACATCATCCTTACCGATTCCGGCGGTATTCAGGAAGAGGCGCCTTCATTAGGCAAGCCAGTATTGGTAATGCGTGACACCACAGAAAGGCCAGAAGCCGTTGCAGCAGGCACCGTGAAACTAGTGGGAACCGATGTTGACAAGATCGTCTCAGGCTTAGAAGTGTTGTTAAAAGATGAAGAGGCTTATAAAGCAATGAGTTTCGCACACAATCCTTACGGTGACGGCCTCTCATGCCAACGAATTTTAGATGAATTAGCAAAATAA
- the wecC gene encoding UDP-N-acetyl-D-mannosamine dehydrogenase, whose translation MSFETVSVIGLGYIGLPTAAMFASRKKKVIGVDVSQHAVDTINQGKIHIVEPDLDMIVSAAVSEGYLKASTTPEPAEAFLIAVPTPFLPCEEGEVPAPDLSYIKAASKAIAPVLKKGDLVILESTSPVGATEQMAAWLAEARSDLTFPQTHGDNADVNVAHCPERVLPGHVVRELVENDRVIGGMSARCSERSVELYKTFVLGECVVTNARTAEMAKLTENSSRDVQIAFANELSIICDKLGINVWELIALANRHPRVNILQPGPGVGGHCIAVDPWFIVSKTPEESKIIHTARKVNDSKPGWVVDKTKMAIADFLQENANKTVKEVTIACYGLAFKPDIDDLRESPAMQIVKEIASFHTGNVIAVEPNIHQLPSSLEHVELQSLDVAKSTADIHVMLVDHKEFKAESINSPYLVDTKGIW comes from the coding sequence ATGTCTTTTGAAACAGTTTCAGTTATTGGCCTAGGTTACATTGGTTTACCTACCGCCGCGATGTTTGCATCACGTAAGAAAAAAGTAATTGGTGTGGATGTTAGCCAGCACGCAGTGGATACCATCAACCAAGGTAAAATCCATATTGTAGAACCCGATCTGGATATGATCGTAAGTGCGGCGGTATCAGAGGGTTACTTAAAAGCTAGCACTACCCCAGAACCAGCGGAAGCGTTTTTGATTGCCGTACCAACCCCGTTCTTACCTTGTGAAGAGGGCGAAGTGCCTGCTCCAGATTTGTCTTACATAAAAGCAGCAAGCAAAGCGATTGCTCCTGTGCTAAAAAAAGGCGACTTGGTGATTCTAGAATCCACCTCTCCTGTCGGTGCGACAGAGCAAATGGCGGCTTGGCTTGCTGAAGCTCGTTCGGATCTTACCTTCCCGCAAACACATGGTGATAATGCGGATGTTAACGTGGCGCACTGCCCTGAGCGCGTGCTTCCTGGCCATGTTGTTCGTGAGCTAGTAGAAAACGACCGCGTTATTGGTGGTATGTCTGCTCGCTGTTCAGAGCGTTCGGTTGAGTTGTACAAAACCTTTGTTTTAGGTGAGTGTGTGGTGACCAATGCTCGCACGGCAGAAATGGCGAAGCTAACAGAAAACAGCTCTCGCGATGTACAAATTGCCTTTGCTAACGAGCTATCCATCATCTGTGACAAGTTAGGCATAAATGTATGGGAACTGATCGCACTAGCAAACCGTCACCCTCGTGTGAACATCCTTCAACCAGGCCCGGGCGTAGGCGGCCACTGTATTGCTGTTGATCCATGGTTTATAGTTTCAAAAACACCAGAAGAATCTAAGATCATTCACACTGCACGTAAGGTTAATGACAGTAAGCCAGGATGGGTTGTCGATAAGACTAAAATGGCTATTGCAGACTTCTTGCAAGAGAATGCTAATAAAACTGTCAAAGAAGTTACAATTGCTTGCTACGGTCTAGCTTTTAAGCCTGATATCGATGACTTACGTGAAAGCCCTGCAATGCAGATTGTAAAAGAAATTGCTTCTTTCCACACAGGAAACGTGATTGCGGTTGAGCCTAATATTCACCAACTACCAAGTTCATTAGAGCACGTTGAGCTTCAGAGCCTTGACGTTGCAAAATCAACCGCTGATATCCACGTTATGCTTGTTGACCACAAAGAATTTAAAGCTGAGTCAATAAACTCACCATACTTAGTAGATACCAAGGGGATTTGGTAA
- a CDS encoding UDP-N-acetylglucosamine 4,6-dehydratase, whose product MNAILPLIGRTEALFTQDIENYEAELSRIVSASSFLVLGGAGSIGQAVTKEIFKRNPKKLHVVDISENNMVELVRDIRSSFGYIDGDFQTFALDIGSLEYDAFIKADGKFDYVLNLSALKHVRSEKDPYTLMRMIDVNVFNTDKTIQQSINAGAKKYFCVSTDKAANPVNMMGASKRIMEMFLMRKSEQMAISTARFANVAFSDGSLLHGFNQRIQKRQPIVAPNDIKRYFVTPQESGELCLMSCIFGENRDIFFPKLSEALHLISFADIAVKYLEQLGFEPHLCDTEEEARQLAHTLPEQGKWPCLFTASDTTGEKDFEEFFTDKEELDMSRFENLGIIKNEPLYEQELLTLFESSISEMKGERAWTKEQIVKLFFTMIPDFGHKETGKYLDSKM is encoded by the coding sequence ATGAATGCTATTTTGCCTTTAATCGGTCGTACCGAAGCCCTATTTACGCAAGATATTGAAAATTATGAAGCAGAGCTATCACGTATTGTTTCTGCGTCAAGTTTCCTTGTTCTGGGCGGCGCTGGCTCAATCGGACAAGCCGTAACTAAAGAGATTTTCAAACGTAACCCTAAGAAGCTACATGTTGTCGACATTAGTGAAAACAATATGGTAGAGCTTGTTCGAGATATCCGTAGTTCATTTGGTTACATTGATGGTGACTTCCAAACATTTGCTTTGGACATTGGTTCTCTAGAGTACGACGCATTCATTAAAGCTGATGGTAAGTTCGATTATGTATTGAACCTATCTGCGCTTAAGCATGTTAGAAGTGAAAAAGATCCTTATACATTGATGCGCATGATCGATGTAAACGTTTTTAATACCGACAAAACAATTCAGCAGTCTATTAATGCTGGTGCGAAAAAGTACTTCTGTGTTTCAACAGATAAAGCTGCAAACCCTGTTAACATGATGGGGGCGTCAAAGCGCATTATGGAAATGTTCCTTATGCGTAAAAGTGAGCAAATGGCAATCTCAACTGCTCGCTTTGCAAATGTGGCATTCTCTGATGGCTCGCTGCTACACGGATTTAACCAACGTATCCAAAAGCGTCAACCTATCGTAGCCCCAAACGACATCAAGCGTTATTTTGTTACTCCTCAAGAGTCGGGTGAACTATGCTTAATGTCTTGTATTTTTGGTGAAAACCGTGACATTTTCTTCCCGAAACTGAGCGAAGCTCTGCATCTTATTTCGTTTGCAGATATTGCGGTGAAATACCTAGAGCAACTTGGTTTTGAACCTCACCTATGTGACACAGAAGAAGAAGCACGCCAACTTGCACATACGCTGCCAGAGCAAGGTAAGTGGCCATGTTTATTTACTGCAAGTGATACAACAGGTGAAAAAGACTTCGAAGAGTTTTTTACAGATAAAGAAGAGCTGGATATGTCTCGATTCGAAAATCTGGGCATCATCAAAAATGAACCTCTTTATGAGCAAGAGCTTCTTACTTTGTTTGAAAGCAGCATCTCTGAGATGAAAGGTGAGCGAGCTTGGACTAAAGAGCAGATTGTGAAACTGTTCTTTACCATGATCCCTGATTTTGGGCACAAAGAAACGGGTAAATACCTCGATAGCAAGATGTAA
- a CDS encoding LegC family aminotransferase, whose amino-acid sequence MKATSIVEFVRDTYKTDEFIPLHAPTFDGNEKAYVMETIESTFVSSVGKFVDDFERKIETYTGTAKAVATVNGTAALHAALYMADVQRGDLVVTQALTFVATCNALYHMGAEPIFLDVSPVSLGLCPKAVDAFLEENAEVTDAGCIHKKTGRRIKAVVPMHTFGHPVELDELVAVCLKWNITLVEDAAESLGSFYKGKHTGTMGDFGAVSFNGNKIITTGGGGMVLCKTQELGARTKHVTTTAKVPHPYEFFHDEPGFNYRMPNLNAALGCAQMEVIEQYLKQKRLLAERYKNFFKGTDFKFVTEPEYAKSNYWLNAIICPDKESREEVLKGTNGSGVMTRPIWQLMHRLPMFENSIRGDLTYSEFIEAHLINLPSTPVEIKG is encoded by the coding sequence ATGAAAGCGACATCTATTGTTGAATTTGTGAGAGATACTTACAAAACAGACGAATTTATTCCCTTACATGCACCGACTTTCGATGGCAACGAAAAAGCGTACGTAATGGAAACGATTGAAAGTACATTTGTTTCTAGCGTCGGTAAGTTTGTTGATGATTTTGAAAGAAAAATTGAAACTTACACTGGTACGGCTAAAGCTGTAGCGACAGTGAATGGTACAGCAGCATTGCATGCTGCATTGTACATGGCTGATGTTCAAAGAGGCGACTTGGTTGTCACGCAAGCTTTGACTTTTGTTGCAACCTGCAATGCTCTTTATCATATGGGCGCTGAGCCTATTTTTCTGGATGTATCTCCAGTGAGTTTAGGGTTGTGCCCTAAGGCTGTGGATGCATTTTTAGAAGAGAATGCTGAAGTCACAGACGCTGGGTGTATCCATAAAAAAACAGGTAGAAGGATCAAAGCCGTTGTACCAATGCACACGTTTGGTCACCCTGTAGAGCTTGATGAACTGGTTGCCGTTTGCTTGAAATGGAACATCACGTTGGTTGAAGATGCCGCAGAAAGCCTAGGCTCGTTCTATAAGGGCAAACACACCGGTACTATGGGTGATTTTGGTGCTGTCAGCTTCAATGGCAATAAGATCATCACCACAGGCGGTGGTGGCATGGTGTTATGTAAGACTCAAGAATTAGGTGCGCGTACTAAGCATGTCACGACGACAGCAAAAGTTCCTCATCCGTATGAGTTCTTCCATGATGAACCTGGCTTTAACTACCGCATGCCTAACCTGAATGCTGCTCTGGGATGTGCACAGATGGAAGTTATCGAGCAGTATTTGAAGCAAAAGAGATTGCTTGCAGAACGCTATAAAAACTTCTTCAAAGGTACAGATTTTAAATTTGTCACTGAGCCAGAGTATGCGAAGTCAAACTATTGGTTAAATGCAATCATTTGTCCGGATAAAGAAAGTCGCGAAGAGGTACTTAAAGGCACAAATGGTTCAGGCGTGATGACTCGACCTATTTGGCAGCTCATGCACAGATTACCTATGTTTGAGAATTCAATACGTGGTGACCTAACTTACTCAGAGTTTATTGAGGCGCACCTAATCAATCTTCCAAGTACCCCAGTGGAAATCAAAGGCTAA
- the neuC gene encoding UDP-N-acetylglucosamine 2-epimerase: MTQTHKKVAVFTGTRAEYGLLFWLLKDIQSDPDLTLQLLVSGMHLSPEFGDTYKQIEKDGFNIDEKIEILLSSDSAVGTAKSMGLGVLGFADALSRLAPDVLVILGDRFEALAAAQTAMILRIPIVHLHGGEITEGAYDDAIRHAITKLSYLHGTSTEEYRQRVIQLGESPERVKNIGAIGLDHLKRASFMDTQELSESLNFSIDKPYFLVTYHPVTLGEEAPEESFQALLDALDTFPDHQVILTYPNADDGGRRIIPILEEYARSNPERVLAIPSLGQVRYLSAVKHAAAVIGNSSSGIIEVPAFDVPTVNIGSRQKGRLAAKSVLNADATKESISNAISLAVSRKYKAEDENIANPYGQGDSSKQVIEMIKGLDFEPCKSFYDVKIEPDLNKKVE; encoded by the coding sequence ATGACGCAGACACATAAAAAGGTTGCGGTCTTTACTGGTACAAGAGCAGAGTATGGTCTGCTCTTTTGGCTTTTAAAGGACATACAAAGCGATCCTGACCTAACACTTCAATTGCTTGTTTCTGGTATGCACCTATCACCGGAATTCGGTGATACTTACAAACAAATTGAAAAAGATGGCTTCAATATCGATGAGAAAATAGAGATTTTGTTGTCTTCTGATTCCGCTGTAGGTACAGCGAAAAGTATGGGGCTGGGGGTCTTAGGGTTTGCCGATGCCTTGTCGCGACTAGCACCAGATGTTCTTGTCATTCTTGGGGATCGCTTTGAAGCGCTTGCTGCAGCGCAAACTGCCATGATACTTCGTATTCCAATTGTTCATCTTCATGGTGGAGAGATAACGGAAGGTGCTTACGATGATGCGATTCGTCATGCTATTACAAAGTTGAGTTACCTGCATGGTACGTCGACAGAAGAGTATCGTCAGCGAGTTATCCAGTTAGGAGAATCTCCTGAGCGCGTTAAAAATATTGGGGCTATTGGGCTTGATCATCTAAAACGAGCTTCTTTTATGGATACACAGGAATTAAGTGAATCTCTTAATTTCTCAATTGATAAGCCTTACTTTCTTGTCACGTATCATCCAGTGACCTTAGGTGAAGAAGCTCCTGAAGAAAGTTTTCAAGCGCTACTCGATGCTTTAGATACGTTTCCCGACCATCAAGTAATTTTGACGTATCCCAATGCGGATGATGGTGGGCGACGAATTATCCCAATACTTGAAGAATATGCTAGAAGTAACCCTGAGCGTGTATTAGCAATACCATCGTTAGGGCAGGTACGTTATCTAAGTGCAGTCAAACATGCTGCTGCCGTTATCGGCAACTCATCTAGTGGTATTATAGAAGTGCCAGCCTTTGATGTTCCTACAGTGAATATAGGCTCTAGACAAAAAGGGCGTTTGGCTGCCAAAAGTGTTCTAAACGCAGATGCTACAAAAGAATCTATCAGTAACGCGATTAGCCTTGCTGTGAGTAGAAAGTATAAAGCTGAAGATGAGAATATTGCTAACCCCTACGGACAGGGGGATAGTAGCAAGCAAGTCATAGAGATGATTAAAGGGCTGGATTTCGAACCTTGTAAGTCTTTTTATGATGTCAAAATTGAACCTGACTTAAACAAGAAAGTAGAGTGA
- the neuB gene encoding N-acetylneuraminate synthase: MTLIIAEAGVNHNGQEELAFALVNAAHKAGADIVKFQTFKAKNLVTEEAKQAEYQVTNTQKQESQLAMLSRLELSYETHHELVKYCESLGIEFLSTAFDVESLDFLVKELGLTRLKLPSGELTNAPLVLAHARTGCDLIVSTGMATLSEIETALGVIAFGYTADEKAEPSMLGFQEAYASEAGQKALKEKVTILHCTTEYPAPMEEINLRAMDTLGRAFDLAAGYSDHSEGITIPIAAVARGAVLIEKHFTLDKNMEGPDHQASLEPQELEAMVKAIRQIEIALGSSVKTPTVSEVKNKSVARKSLVAAMDIEEGEELTEYNFTIKRPGIGLSPYRYWELLGTKATKGYKAGELIIE, encoded by the coding sequence ATGACTTTGATTATTGCCGAAGCGGGTGTAAACCATAACGGTCAAGAAGAATTAGCATTTGCTTTGGTCAATGCTGCTCACAAGGCAGGAGCGGATATTGTAAAGTTTCAAACTTTTAAAGCAAAAAACCTAGTTACAGAAGAGGCTAAACAAGCCGAATATCAAGTAACAAATACTCAAAAGCAAGAGTCCCAGTTAGCGATGTTAAGCCGTTTAGAGCTGTCTTACGAAACTCACCATGAGCTCGTAAAATACTGCGAATCCCTTGGTATTGAGTTTCTGTCAACAGCCTTTGATGTAGAAAGTTTAGACTTCTTGGTCAAGGAGCTTGGGTTAACGCGCTTGAAGTTGCCTTCCGGTGAGTTAACGAACGCTCCTCTTGTATTGGCTCATGCTCGTACCGGTTGTGATCTTATTGTATCAACAGGTATGGCAACACTTTCCGAAATTGAGACAGCTCTTGGAGTTATTGCTTTCGGTTATACAGCAGATGAAAAAGCAGAACCTTCGATGCTAGGTTTTCAAGAGGCTTATGCATCAGAAGCTGGTCAAAAAGCGCTAAAAGAGAAAGTAACAATTCTTCATTGTACGACGGAATATCCTGCTCCAATGGAAGAAATCAACCTACGAGCAATGGATACGCTAGGGCGAGCATTCGATTTGGCAGCAGGTTATTCGGATCACAGTGAAGGAATAACGATTCCTATTGCGGCTGTTGCTCGTGGTGCTGTTTTGATAGAGAAGCATTTTACGTTAGATAAAAACATGGAAGGTCCAGACCATCAAGCTTCTCTAGAGCCACAAGAGCTAGAGGCAATGGTAAAAGCCATCCGTCAGATTGAGATTGCATTAGGCTCTAGCGTAAAAACTCCTACAGTTTCTGAAGTGAAAAACAAATCCGTAGCGCGAAAAAGCTTAGTAGCAGCAATGGATATTGAAGAGGGGGAAGAGTTAACAGAATATAACTTCACAATTAAGCGTCCAGGAATTGGTTTGTCCCCTTATCGTTATTGGGAACTTCTTGGCACTAAAGCAACCAAAGGATACAAAGCAGGAGAGCTGATCATTGAGTGA
- a CDS encoding acetyltransferase, translating into MIGGGGHASVLAEILLGQGRDIIAVVSPVDISQRVVFDGISHLKSDDDVLRFSPNQVRLVNGIGVMPKSKLKQKVNQHFLSLGYQFETVIATSASVSPFAKIGAGCQILHSAIIQAGTTLGDHSVINSTALIEHDASIGDYCHIAPRATLCGQVNVGESAYVGAGATVIQGITLAAGCIVGAGSTVLSDVQPNTITFSKLKQKNKLFEYDE; encoded by the coding sequence ATGATTGGTGGAGGCGGTCATGCCTCAGTTCTTGCTGAAATATTGCTTGGTCAAGGAAGAGATATCATAGCTGTCGTTAGCCCTGTAGATATCAGTCAAAGAGTGGTATTTGATGGTATATCTCATTTAAAGAGTGATGACGATGTCCTTCGCTTTTCTCCAAATCAAGTGCGCTTGGTGAACGGTATTGGTGTGATGCCGAAGTCCAAACTTAAGCAAAAAGTGAATCAACACTTTCTCTCTTTGGGTTATCAGTTTGAGACGGTTATCGCGACCAGCGCATCGGTCTCGCCGTTTGCCAAAATAGGTGCAGGTTGTCAGATTTTACACTCAGCAATCATTCAAGCAGGTACGACGTTGGGTGACCACAGTGTGATTAACAGTACAGCGCTTATTGAACATGACGCTAGTATTGGCGATTATTGCCATATCGCACCCCGTGCGACGCTCTGTGGTCAAGTCAATGTTGGCGAGTCGGCTTACGTTGGTGCAGGTGCTACGGTTATTCAAGGCATCACGTTAGCTGCTGGTTGTATTGTTGGGGCGGGATCCACCGTCTTATCGGATGTACAGCCAAACACGATAACTTTTTCTAAATTAAAGCAAAAAAACAAGTTGTTCGAATATGATGAATAG
- a CDS encoding nucleotidyltransferase family protein, which produces MMNSWKKAVLSPSQAIKTALEIIDSEALRVALVVADDNRLLGVVTDGDIRRGLLAGKGLDSPVSEVMNSNPITAKASSSREELIELMNKLDILFIPLIDDGKLTGLETLHGALVDKPSYENPVFIMAGGFGTRLRPLTDSCPKPMLKIGNKPILETVIRNFVKAGFVNFYISTHYMPEQIINYFGDGSDLGIKINYVHEDEPLGTGGALGLLPESLPADLPLILMNGDVLTKVDFQRLLDFHQENQADATMCVREYDYQIPYGVINGEGNKVTSMVEKPIQRFFVNAGIYVVSPRVINSVPKNFRIDMPTLLERHMEERDNVLMFPIHEYWLDIGRMDDFNRAKADIHTLGMD; this is translated from the coding sequence ATGATGAATAGTTGGAAAAAAGCGGTATTATCGCCATCGCAAGCCATAAAAACCGCGTTAGAGATTATCGATTCTGAAGCCCTGCGCGTAGCGCTAGTGGTTGCTGATGATAACCGCCTATTAGGTGTGGTGACCGATGGTGATATACGTCGAGGTTTATTAGCGGGTAAGGGGCTAGATAGCCCGGTGTCAGAGGTGATGAACTCTAACCCGATTACTGCCAAGGCTTCGAGTTCTCGAGAAGAGCTGATTGAGTTGATGAACAAGCTCGATATCCTATTTATCCCACTGATTGACGATGGCAAACTTACCGGTTTAGAAACGCTTCACGGCGCGCTAGTGGACAAACCAAGCTATGAAAACCCTGTGTTTATTATGGCGGGGGGCTTTGGTACACGATTAAGACCACTGACAGACTCTTGCCCGAAGCCAATGCTCAAGATTGGCAACAAACCTATTCTTGAAACGGTGATCCGCAATTTTGTGAAAGCCGGCTTTGTGAATTTTTATATATCGACACACTACATGCCAGAACAGATCATCAATTACTTCGGTGATGGTTCTGATTTAGGTATTAAAATCAATTATGTGCATGAAGATGAACCTTTAGGTACTGGTGGTGCTTTGGGGCTTTTACCTGAGTCTTTACCTGCAGATTTACCACTGATTCTGATGAACGGTGATGTGTTAACCAAGGTTGATTTCCAGCGCTTGCTTGATTTCCATCAGGAGAACCAGGCGGACGCGACAATGTGTGTGCGTGAGTACGACTATCAGATCCCTTATGGTGTAATTAATGGCGAAGGCAACAAAGTCACCAGCATGGTGGAGAAGCCGATTCAGCGATTCTTCGTAAATGCGGGCATTTATGTTGTGTCACCAAGAGTTATCAACTCGGTACCAAAGAACTTCCGTATCGATATGCCAACGCTGCTTGAGCGTCACATGGAAGAACGCGATAACGTTCTGATGTTCCCTATCCATGAATACTGGCTAGATATAGGTCGTATGGATGATTTCAACCGTGCAAAAGCGGATATACACACACTAGGAATGGACTAA